In the Deinococcus arcticus genome, one interval contains:
- a CDS encoding pseudouridine synthase, translated as MERLHKRLARAGVASRRAAESMIQAGRVTVNGVPATLGQSVTDADDIRVDGQLIETDAAPKVTYMLYKPRGYVTTARDEYGRKNVLDAMPPTPGLHPVGRLDRDSEGLLLLTTDGDLTLTLTHPRYGHEKAYRAWTQGPHEPTQAELDTLLDGTLTLDDGPAQAREARPARDGAFVVLGEGRNRQVRRMLEGIGHPVARLLRYRVGGLWLGNLEVGEYRLLDSRDLHDLLHPDQTPPQVWDRQWERIQKRWG; from the coding sequence ATGGAACGGCTGCACAAGCGGCTGGCCCGCGCCGGGGTGGCCTCGCGCCGCGCGGCGGAAAGCATGATTCAGGCCGGGCGGGTCACGGTCAACGGCGTGCCCGCCACCCTGGGCCAGAGCGTGACCGACGCTGACGACATCCGTGTGGACGGCCAGCTGATTGAGACCGACGCCGCGCCCAAAGTCACCTACATGCTCTACAAGCCGCGCGGCTATGTCACCACCGCCCGCGACGAGTACGGCCGCAAGAATGTGCTGGACGCCATGCCACCCACCCCCGGCCTGCATCCGGTGGGTCGCCTGGACCGCGATTCGGAAGGCCTGCTGCTGCTGACCACCGACGGCGACCTGACGCTGACCTTGACGCACCCCCGCTACGGCCACGAAAAGGCCTACCGCGCCTGGACCCAGGGGCCCCACGAGCCCACCCAGGCCGAGCTGGACACGCTGCTGGACGGCACCCTGACCCTGGACGACGGTCCCGCCCAGGCCCGGGAGGCCCGCCCGGCCCGGGACGGCGCCTTCGTGGTGCTGGGCGAGGGCCGCAACCGGCAGGTGCGCCGGATGCTGGAAGGCATTGGCCACCCGGTCGCCCGCCTGCTGCGCTACCGCGTGGGCGGCCTGTGGCTGGGTAACCTGGAGGTCGGGGAGTACCGCCTGCTCGACAGCCGTGACCTGCACGACCTCCTGCACCCGGACCAGACGCCGCCCCAGGTGTGGGACCGCCAGTGGGAGCGCATTCAGAAGCGCTGGGGGTAA
- a CDS encoding DUF423 domain-containing protein, with translation MRSHHTLRAGAVLAALAVALGAFAAHGLKARLNPAALATFDTGARYQMYAALALLALGTQAGQRRAPPLLLAGALVFAGSLYLLALTGLGVLGAVAPVGGALMMAGFVVAALDAKKGV, from the coding sequence ATGCGTTCTCACCACACCCTGCGCGCCGGCGCCGTGCTGGCGGCCCTGGCGGTGGCCCTGGGCGCCTTTGCGGCCCACGGCCTGAAAGCCCGCCTGAACCCGGCGGCCCTGGCCACCTTTGACACCGGCGCCCGCTATCAGATGTACGCCGCCCTGGCCCTGCTGGCGCTGGGTACCCAGGCCGGGCAGCGCCGCGCGCCCCCGCTGCTGCTGGCCGGGGCCCTGGTGTTTGCCGGCAGCCTGTACCTGCTGGCCCTGACGGGCCTCGGGGTGCTGGGCGCCGTAGCCCCGGTGGGCGGCGCGCTGATGATGGCGGGGTTTGTGGTGGCGGCGCTGGACGCGAAGAAGGGGGTGTAG
- a CDS encoding DUF6210 family protein, giving the protein MDGMAERAYVFLDPDGSQGAGAVVVVQAPTGVVYASQVGGYANDERSVEGFAIPLFHPQHLHALEMFFGRYGGNPPYPGTPYEWWQEKDLQVLTEIVRGIPLWHTTREKDEPASLEFDRARLDELTEGWIPVLTSYGPGILTHQNCD; this is encoded by the coding sequence ATGGATGGCATGGCTGAACGGGCATACGTGTTTCTCGATCCTGATGGATCTCAGGGAGCCGGTGCAGTGGTCGTCGTTCAAGCCCCTACCGGTGTCGTGTACGCCTCTCAGGTTGGCGGTTATGCAAATGACGAGCGCTCTGTAGAGGGGTTCGCGATTCCGCTGTTCCACCCTCAGCACCTCCATGCCTTAGAGATGTTTTTCGGCCGGTATGGCGGCAATCCGCCCTATCCAGGCACGCCGTACGAATGGTGGCAAGAGAAGGATTTGCAGGTATTGACAGAGATTGTCCGGGGGATTCCGCTGTGGCATACCACTCGGGAGAAGGATGAACCTGCATCCCTTGAATTTGATCGGGCACGTCTTGATGAGCTCACGGAGGGTTGGATTCCTGTCCTAACCTCCTATGGCCCAGGCATCTTGACCCACCAGAACTGCGATTAA
- the truB gene encoding tRNA pseudouridine(55) synthase TruB: MPVLAVDKPLLLTSHDVVSRARRARGTRRVGHTGTLDPLATGVLVLCVDDSTKVVQFMEADTKDYLAWISLGAGTPTLDAEGPVDTQAGVPALDGDRVREVLAGFTGPQAQVPPQYSAIQVGGQRAYAVARAGGALDLPARNIVIHELALLGLYPSVQAAPRTFDPQTWRPAGHGHTFTLPEPLGEFPTLLVWARVGSGTYLRSLARDVGAALGVPAHLGGLVRTRVGRYSLKDAVPLDGLADAPGIPDLAALDFPVIEADERLARELRQGKRPAHEAAGRFVVTLEGQLVAVVDGDGQQLKVVRAWA; this comes from the coding sequence ATGCCCGTTCTCGCCGTAGACAAGCCCCTGCTCTTGACCTCACACGATGTGGTCAGCCGCGCCAGGCGGGCGCGCGGCACACGCCGCGTGGGCCATACCGGCACCCTGGACCCGCTGGCGACCGGCGTGCTGGTGCTGTGCGTGGACGACAGCACCAAGGTCGTGCAGTTCATGGAGGCCGACACCAAGGATTATCTGGCCTGGATCAGCCTGGGGGCGGGCACCCCCACCCTGGACGCCGAGGGGCCAGTGGACACGCAGGCGGGCGTCCCGGCGCTGGACGGGGACCGGGTGCGCGAGGTGCTGGCGGGCTTCACTGGCCCCCAGGCCCAGGTGCCGCCGCAATACAGCGCCATTCAGGTGGGGGGGCAGCGGGCCTACGCGGTGGCCCGCGCGGGCGGCGCCCTGGACCTGCCCGCCCGGAACATCGTGATTCACGAACTGGCGCTGCTGGGCCTCTACCCCAGCGTGCAGGCGGCGCCGCGCACCTTTGATCCCCAGACGTGGCGCCCGGCCGGGCACGGCCACACCTTCACCCTCCCCGAACCACTGGGCGAGTTCCCCACCCTGCTGGTGTGGGCCCGGGTGGGCAGCGGCACCTACCTGCGCTCGCTGGCGCGCGATGTGGGCGCGGCGCTGGGCGTGCCCGCGCATCTGGGCGGCCTGGTACGCACCCGCGTGGGCCGCTACAGCCTGAAAGACGCCGTGCCGCTGGACGGGCTGGCCGACGCCCCAGGCATTCCTGATCTGGCTGCCCTGGACTTTCCGGTCATCGAAGCCGATGAGCGGCTGGCACGCGAACTGCGGCAGGGCAAACGGCCGGCGCATGAGGCCGCCGGCCGCTTTGTGGTGACGCTGGAAGGCCAGCTGGTGGCCGTGGTAGACGGCGACGGGCAGCAACTGAAGGTGGTCCGCGCCTGGGCGTGA
- the mraZ gene encoding division/cell wall cluster transcriptional repressor MraZ yields the protein MPFGEYPYTIDDKGRVVIPPAFRDFVEDGMILTRGMEGCLYVFPLSSWKRVETQLEGLPLTDAEARAFVRFFYSGASKARLDNQSRVSVPHTLRAFAALEGEVIVAGAPGRLELWSPARWDAAIAAVQDNPPKPDLLSNFVA from the coding sequence GTGCCGTTTGGCGAGTACCCGTACACCATTGATGACAAGGGCCGCGTGGTCATTCCCCCCGCGTTCCGTGACTTCGTGGAGGACGGCATGATCCTCACGCGCGGCATGGAAGGCTGCCTGTACGTGTTTCCGCTGTCCAGCTGGAAACGGGTGGAAACGCAGCTGGAGGGCCTGCCCCTCACGGACGCCGAGGCCCGGGCGTTCGTTCGCTTCTTCTATTCCGGGGCCAGCAAGGCGCGGCTGGACAACCAGAGCCGCGTCTCGGTGCCCCACACCCTGCGCGCCTTTGCAGCCCTGGAGGGCGAGGTCATCGTGGCCGGCGCGCCCGGTCGCCTGGAACTCTGGAGCCCGGCGCGCTGGGACGCCGCCATTGCGGCGGTGCAGGACAACCCCCCCAAACCAGACCTTCTATCCAACTTTGTGGCCTGA